In a single window of the Zea mays cultivar B73 chromosome 5, Zm-B73-REFERENCE-NAM-5.0, whole genome shotgun sequence genome:
- the LOC103626894 gene encoding uncharacterized protein has product MRKIDKYRGIVGFLDPEMIILKRINEEADEVEAYIVKALLAQQDKECIFVVCQEGYHWALLVIFPKWNTVYNIDSKGYQSPSCYSIKKLFDEAFGAYVDKKGRHNKNFGRTVIWKHFQAHIQPPGSMLCRQYVMYHMLSFADNLSLDRDRYPQGRAGFATCPLLPDEIANVRERLLDFFMNEVIDIGGSCRVEGASYN; this is encoded by the exons ATGAGGAAGATAGACAAATACAGAGGCATAGTTGGCTTTTTAGATCCAGAGATGATCATTTTAAAGAGAATCAATGAAGAGGCTGATGAAGTCGAAGCATACATTGTGAAAGCATTGCTTGCTCAGCAGGACAAGGAGTGCATATTTGTTGTTTGCCAGGAAGG TTACCATTGGGCCTTGTTAGTTATTTTCCCAAAATGGAATACAGTGTACAATATTGACTCCAAAGGTTACCAATCCCCTAGCTGCTATAGTATTAAGAAGCTATTCGACGA GGCTTTTGGTGCTTATGTCGACAAAAAAGGTCGCCATAACAAGAATTTTGGTCGCACAGTTATATGGAAACATTTTCAG GCACACATACAACCACCTGGCAGTATGCTTTGCAGACAATATGTGATGTACCACATGTTATCCTTTGCGGATAATCTTAGTTTGGACCGTGATCGATATCCTCAG GGTCGTGCTGGTTTTGCAACCTGTCCATTATTGCCTGATGAGATAGCAAATGTCCGAGAACGGTTGCTCGACTTCTTCATGAATGAGGTGATAGACATTGGTGGATCATGCAGGGTTGAGGGTGCTTCATATAACTAA